A section of the Kluyveromyces lactis strain NRRL Y-1140 chromosome F complete sequence genome encodes:
- the GIP4 gene encoding protein phosphatase regulator GIP4 (some similarities with uniprot|P39732 Saccharomyces cerevisiae YAL031C FUN21 Cytoplasmic protein of unknown function potential Cdc28p substrate): MLAKAAASASSSMEKGSVYLDFTDIKCIQYTSSIRKLEQLVHVCKVLLRNLSMKSNENLIPLSNIVIALGSGFQFNVSAAIEKRIELLSQFRSCKANATNLPLSTTSLKLEVDLVPVEEDSVLFVSKFYNKELQSQLLTTLQRVAEDSLQIYQARIRQLTMERNSNRPTDLSGRTTIFNEDALNDLLSPNELAFGLDLLVNIRNRSTDTSSSAFFALALPILEKFRSNLNDKCIPPIRSYYTSIMKFSRTKGVFSNNVLIQLPYWQFTLHRMYAASLRAKCLIDVIRAVLRQIYIPNKHHFHDNTTKLHSKNLHEYSELLEELETFCFTQELEKDLIEAFKSYGNQNTVYQVQFNNISSAYQRLLLKSTQMLRKAAKLVDSFSTQWKSISDNMKASKYDDMNIDEMAKMAEEKLAVDELAYNEKIKEQERQREEKKNSSLSQKNTSSSSSITSNSSSLNVSPNILSPLRLSRTSSVSRSEESRSPSSPIPFTDAKSNISAKKTRSVRTRNRSSSLQSVSSLEDTSTARNGMRSNSLQSGSLNTQRIVQNAYSKALLSLNEKRGPRLTPTKLNNSIRSKSPSPTVSRQNSVKQRNKVNILKLNEVDEDDINEKFHDLKLDDDTLIVSQEVLSPEGSETPKIIVSVADDNQSSSNNDSEVEGIVKKVRFIGVPPMSQDENPEPKRRGWYKKPAVLHYPPPPAQHSLQKFRTTQEGLAFRTSLISRDQGSDKKFGFDSMYSSGQGADTKIVGKIKDKLFK; this comes from the coding sequence atGCTGGCGAAGGCGGCAGCTAGTGCTTCCTCATCTATGGAAAAGGGTAGTGTGTATTTGGATTTTACAGATATAAAATGCATACAATATACATCATCGATACGGAAACTCGAGCAACTGGTTCACGTCTGTAAAGTGTTGCTTAGGAATTTGTCAATGAAGAGTAATGAGAATCTTATCCCCTTGTCAAACATCGTGATAGCTCTTGGTTCAGGGTTTCAATTTAATGTATCTGCGGCCATAGAAAAAAGGATCGAACTACTCTCACAATTTAGATCATGTAAAGCCAATGCTACAAATCTGCCATTGAGCACCACTTCTCTCAAACTAGAGGTTGACCTTGTACCGGTGGAAGAAGACTCTGTCTTGTTCGTCAGTAAATTCTACAACAAAGAATTACAATCGCAATTACTTACCACGTTACAACGAGTAGCAGAAGATTCACTTCAGATATACCAAGCAAGAATTAGGCAACTGACCATGGAAAGGAACTCAAACAGACCTACAGACCTATCTGGAAGGACAACTATCTTCAACGAAGATGCGCTAAACGATCTTCTTTCACCAAACGAGTTAGCATTCGGACTTGACTTACTTGTTAATATTAGGAATAGATCAACCGATACAAGCAGCTCTGCCTTCTTTGCTTTGGCTTTACCAATCTTAGAGAAATTCAGGTCTAACCTCAATGATAAGTGCATACCCCCTATACGATCATATTACACTAGTATAATGAAATTCAGCCGAACAAAGGGCGTTTTCTCGAATAATGTTCTCATCCAATTGCCATACTGGCAGTTTACTTTGCATAGGATGTATGCTGCATCTCTTAGAGCAAAATGTCTCATCGATGTGATACGGGCTGTATTGAGACAAATTTACATTCCAAATAAACATCACTTCCATGATAACACTACCAAATtgcattcaaagaatctacACGAATATTCTGAGCTATTGGAAGAGTTAGAAACGTTTTGCTTCACACAGGAACTTGAAAAAGATCTTATAGAGGCCTTTAAGTCATATGGAAACCAGAATACTGTTTATCAAGTTCAGTTTAACAACATCTCATCAGCATATCAAAGATTGTTGTTAAAATCTACGCAGATGTTACGGAAAGCTGCTAAACTCGTTGATTCGTTTAGCACCCAATGGAAAAGTATATCAGATAACATGAAAGCCAGCAAATATGACGATATGAACATCGATGAGATGGCAAAGATGGCGGAGGAAAAGTTAGCTGTAGATGAACTAGCATACAACgaaaaaataaaggaacaagaaagacaaagggaggaaaaaaagaattccaGTCTTTCACAAAAAAAcacatcatcttcatcttccataacttcaaattcttcctCATTAAACGTTTCTCCAAATATTTTATCGCCTTTAAGACTGAGCCGGACATCTTCAGTTTCGCGGTCAGAAGAATCAAGGTCCCCATCATCACCAATACCTTTCACTGATGCGAAGTCTAATATATCGGCTAAAAAGACCAGATCAGTcagaacaagaaacagaTCGTCATCATTGCAATCAGTATCAAGTCTTGAAGATACTTCCACTGCTCGGAATGGTATGAGATCCAATTCTCTTCAATCAGGTTCTCTGAATACACAAAGAATTGTACAGAATGCATATTCAAAAGCATTACTCTCGTTAAATGAGAAAAGAGGCCCAAGACTAACACCAACAAAGCTGAATAATTCTataagatcaaaatcaCCTTCTCCAACTGTGTCACGGCAGAATTCCGTAAAACAGAGGAACAAAGTGAACATATTGAAGCTAAATGAAGTAGACGAAGATGACATCAATGAGAAATTCCACGATCTGAAGCTGGACGATGATACTCTAATCGTCTCTCAGGAAGTGTTATCTCCAGAAGGTAGTGAAACTCCTAAGATCATAGTTTCTGTTGCCGATGACAATCAGTCGTCTTCAAACAACGACAGCGAAGTTGAAGGTATTGTGAAAAAGGTGAGATTTATAGGGGTTCCGCCTATGTCACAAGATGAAAACCCTGAGCCTAAAAGACGCGGATGGTACAAGAAGCCTGCCGTGTTGCATTATCCACCTCCACCTGCACAGCACTcacttcaaaaattcagaACAACTCAAGAGGGTCTTGCATTTCGCACAAGTTTGATCTCCAGAGACCAAGGTTCTGATAAAAAGTTCGGTTTTGACAGCATGTACTCATCAGGTCAAGGGGCGGATACTAAAATAGTGGGTAAAATCAAGGATAAACTGTTTAAATAG
- the VMA4 gene encoding H(+)-transporting V1 sector ATPase subunit E (similar to uniprot|P22203 Saccharomyces cerevisiae YOR332W VMA4 vacuolar ATPase V1 domain subunit E (27 kDa)) yields the protein MSTITALSPNQVNDELQKMQAFIKKEAEEKAREIELKAQQEYEIEKTGLVRNETSAIDNNIASRMKKAALKQQIVKSTIANKMRLKVLGTREEVLDSIFEKTKAELKQISSKKEEYKPVLHSLVLESLLKLLEPSAIIKVRETDVEIIESLVDDVAKEYEEKTGKPIKIELSSSYLNKDIAGGVIVSNGNGRIEVDNTLEERLKLLSEESLPAIRLELFGPSKTRKFFD from the coding sequence ATGTCCACGATTACTGCGCTATCACCTAATCAGGTGAACGATGAATTGCAAAAGATGCAAGCTTTCATCAAGAAGGAAGCTGAGGAAAAGGCcagagaaattgaattgaaagctCAACAGGAGTATGAAATTGAGAAAACTGGTCTTGTACGCAACGAGACCAGTGCCATTGACAATAACATTGCTTCTAGAATGAAGAAGGCTGCTTTGAAACAACAGATTGTGAAGTCCACTATCGCCAATAAGATGAGATTGAAAGTGTTGGgaacaagagaagaagtgTTGGATAGCATCTTCGAGAAGACCAAGGCTGAATTAAAGCAGATTTCTTCTAAGAAGGAGGAATACAAGCCAGTTTTGCATTCTTTAGTCCTGGAATCCTTGTTGAAATTGCTTGAACCAAGTGCTATCATCAAGGTTAGAGAAACGGACGTGGAAATCATCGAATCTTTAGTAGATGATGTGGCTAAGGAATACGAGGAAAAAACTGGCAAGCCCATTAAGATCGAGCTTTCCAGCTCctatttgaacaaagacaTTGCTGGTGGTGTCATTGTTTCCAACGGAAACGGGAGAATTGAAGTCGATAacactttggaagaaagattGAAGTTGTTAAGTGAAGAATCGTTACCTGCTATCAGACTAGAATTGTTCGGCCCATCTAAGACCAGAAAGTTCTTCGATTGA
- the PRP45 gene encoding mRNA splicing protein PRP45 (similar to uniprot|P28004 Saccharomyces cerevisiae YAL032C PRP45 Ortholog of human transcriptional coactivator SKIP can activate transcription of a reporter gene interacts with splicing factors Prp22p and Prp46p), whose product MSFRTLSSLLPSPQNSEVSESSAFSRQSKENIKDTIILDKLRPENLPVASISDFVPLRQRDISLEAPFPSTSQINQTYVKTKAFLDSLLTKKSSLQLSSIANKDIVKREAISSVKSGTQRSVKVIEHKKDPLQPVTHRKRKVVVPSEEIQAPILHKSDDPSIKPTKEELDKWRIPSAISNWKNPNGFAISLDNRVAIESIKTDCPDNDKKDNFLLLSEALDEAEREARQRINIKQEAYKELEKEETLKKEQRLRHLAERARQDRENRRQYENEDHYVREMERNQRRRAERELERSNKMSTAEKLRRLAYQQGRDVSDKVVLNAAKATETPDLQYDSRLFKKAASSVASSSNQIFDHPLFNNSQIDNIYRPTTGSNLENEDIVDRLSNKKGRTGPVEFSAADDGKNAEQNEEDNEHAREYGLQVRKKPHTS is encoded by the coding sequence ATGTCATTCAGGACACTCAGCTCATTGCTACCGAGTCCGCAAAACTCAGAAGTCTCCGAGTCTTCAGCATTTTCTAGACAATCTAAGGAAAACATAAAGGATACAATAATATTAGACAAGCTACGACCGGAGAATCTACCAGTGGCCTCAATATCTGACTTTGTACCTCTTAGACAACGTGATATATCACTAGAGGCACCGTTCCCATCGACATCACAGATTAATCAAACATATGTAAAGACTAAGGCGTTTCTAGACTCGCTGCTAACGAAAAAGAGCTCTCTACAATTATCGTCTATTGCGAACAAGGACATCGTAAAAAGAGAAGCAATAAGCTCTGTAAAATCTGGTACTCAACGTTCAGTTAAAGTAATAGAACATAAGAAGGATCCTTTACAACCGGTAACACACAGGAAAAGGAAGGTCGTTGTACCATCGGAAGAAATTCAGGCGCCTATACTTCATAAGTCGGATGACCCTAGTATTAAACCTACAAAGGAAGAGCTTGATAAATGGAGAATTCCATCCGCCATTTCGAACTGGAAGAATCCTAACGGATTTGCtatttctttggataatAGAGTTGCTATTGAATCAATAAAGACGGACTGCCCAGATAATGATAAGAAGGACAATTTCCTTCTGCTATCTGAGGCACTAGACGAAGCAGAAAGAGAAGCAAGACAGAGAATCAACATTAAGCAAGAGGCGTACAAGGAGTTAGAGAAGGAAGAAACtttaaaaaaagaacaaaggTTACGTCACTTAGCTGAACGTGCTAGACAGGATAGGGAAAATAGGCGACAGTAcgaaaatgaagatcaTTATGTTAGGGAAATGGAGCGTAATCAACGTAGGAGAGCAGAACGCGAATTGGAACGGTCGAATAAAATGAGCACAGCAGAAAAGTTAAGACGATTGGCGTACCAACAAGGAAGAGATGTTTCTGATAAAGTTGTTTTAAATGCTGCAAAAGCCACCGAGACCCCAGATCTTCAGTACGATTCCCGCTTGTTCAAGAAAGCGGCATCATCTGTGgcatcatcttcaaatcaaattttcGACCATCCATTGTTCAATAATAGCCAGATTGACAACATTTACAGGCCAACTACTGGTTCTAACTTAGAAAACGAAGATATTGTTGATCGACTCTCAAATaagaaaggaagaactGGACCGGTAGAGTTCTCCGCTGCTGATGATGGCAAAAATGCGGAACAGAATGAGGAAGATAACGAGCATGCCAGAGAATACGGTCTTCAAGTGCGTAAGAAGCCTCATACTTCTTAA
- the MRS2 gene encoding Mrs2p (similar to uniprot|Q01926 Saccharomyces cerevisiae YOR334W MRS2 Mitochondrial inner membrane Mg(2) channel required for maintenance of intramitochondrial Mg(2) concentrations at the correct level to support splicing of group II introns) yields the protein MYFRFGKGLQIQLRHSSKAVRSQLRWNSTTKLIKPIASTQHPFLVKPVTPHESYVSCTIFNEKGDVTAVSHKFPKWEFLQKYGLYPRDLRKIDSSTIDVIPSFVIKPKCILVNVLHIKAMIQKDKVFVFDTTNPDAAIKLGVLMYDLESKLSQRNINYQGKSVSYQENYEHRALESILINVMTCLETEYKYHHSVCGMILNDLENQIDRDKLRDLLIKSKTLTAFAQKSVLLRDLLDELLESDEDLAGMYLSEKKHPDADDHSDLEMLLETYYKQCDEYVQQSESLIQDIKSTEEIVNIILDANRNSLLLFELKVTVYTLGFTVATLVPAFYGMNLKNFIEDSNWGFASVVGLSVAAAAVVTITNMRALRSVTKLTLLNNHTGANNKKHLANAKLALDKEIPTFWDRWLTSARVLWSGREVLYKDGSKRDMIWKWLVDDDKK from the coding sequence ATGTATTTCCGTTTTGGAAAAGGGCTTCAAATCCAACTTCGACACTCTTCTAAAGCCGTCCGATCACAACTTCGATGGAACTCGACGACAAAACTCATCAAACCAATCGCTTCAACACAGCATCCTTTCTTGGTGAAACCTGTGACGCCTCATGAATCTTACGTATCATGTACCATTTTCAACGAGAAAGGTGACGTGACTGCTGTATCTCATAAATTCCCGAAATGGGAGTTCTTACAGAAATATGGGTTATATCCAAGAGATTTGAGGAAGATTGACTCGAGTACAATAGATGTAATACCTTCGTTTGTCATCAAACCTAAGTGCATTTTGGTGAATGTGTTACATATAAAAGCAATGATACAGAAAGATAAAGTTTTCGTGTTTGATACTACAAATCCTGACGCCGCCATAAAACTTGGTGTGTTAATGTATGACTTGGAATCAAAACTATCTCAAAGGAATATCAATTACCAAGGGAAATCTGTCTCATACCAGGAAAATTATGAACATAGAGCCCTCGAATCAATACTCATAAACGTGATGACCTGTTTGGAAACGGAATACAAGTATCATCATTCTGTTTGTGGGATGATATTGAACGATTTGGAGAATCAGATTGACCGAGACAAGCTTAGAGAtcttttgatcaaatccaaaactTTGACTGCTTTTGCCCAGAAGAGTGTCTTACTACGTGACCTTTTAGACGAACTTCTAGAGTCAGATGAGGATTTGGCCGGAATGTACCTCAGCGAGAAGAAGCATCCAGATGCTGACGACCATTCGGACCTTGAAATGCTCTTAGAGACATATTACAAACAGTGTGACGAATATGTGCAACAATCCGAATCTCTCattcaagatatcaaatctACCGAGGAAATTGTCAATATTATTCTAGATGCCAACCGGAACTCATTGTTGCTATTCGAATTGAAAGTTACTGTTTATACGTTAGGTTTTACGGTGGCCACACTTGTTCCGGCATTTTATGggatgaatttgaaaaacttcATCGAAGATTCAAACTGGGGATTTGCCAGTGTAGTTGGACTGTCAGTAGCAGCTGCAGCAGTTGTAACTATCACAAATATGAGAGCTCTAAGGTCAGTCACAAAATTGACACTATTGAATAATCATACCGGTGCTAACAATAAAAAGCATTTGGCAAATGCTAAGTTAGCTCTAGACAAAGAAATACCTACATTCTGGGATAGGTGGTTAACGAGTGCAAGGGTGTTATGGTCTGGACGTGAAGTATTGTACAAAGATGGATCAAAGAGAGACATGATCTGGAAATGGTTAGTAGATGACGAcaagaagtga